From Streptomyces sp. NBC_01551:
GGGCACCGTGGGCGTGGTGGCGCTGCTGGCGGCGGCCACCGTGGTGGCGGGCTACCGGGAGCGGGCGGCCGCGAGCTGACCCCGAGCGGCTCCCGCGCCCGGCTCCCGCGCCCCCGGCAGCGGGGGGGTGCGGGTGCGCCGCGCGGGCCGCAGGGCGCATCCTGGCTGTGTGACGGCGAGACCGGACAGCGGTGACGGCACCGCCCCCGATGCCACGGCCCAGGTGCTCGCACGGGCCGTCGCGGGCGTGGTGGAGGCCGTCGGCGGGTACGCGGGCGGGATGTACCTGCGCTCCGGCACCGAGGGGCTGCTGCGGATCGCCGTGCTCACCGGGCTGCCGGGGCGGCTGTTCCGCCCCTGGTGGCGGGTCCACGTGAACCGCCCGTACCCGGCCAGTGAGGCCTACCGCTCGGGGCAGTCGGTACTGCTGCCCGACGCGGAGACGTCCATGCGGCGGTTCCCGCAGCTGGTGGCGGGGCTGCCGTTCCCCTTCGCCTCCCTGTACGAGCCGGTCCGCGCCGGGAGCGAGCGGTTCGGCGTGCTGTTCGTCCTGCGCGACGCGACCCCGGGCGTGGCGGTATCGGCCCCCGACCGCGAGGTGCTGCGGGCGACCGCGGACCGGCTTGCCGGGGAGCTGGCGCGGCTCGCGGCGGCCGGGACTCCGGTGGTGTGGGACGCCGACCCGGTGTGCGTGGCGCCACCGCTGCGGACCGAGGACGCCCGCGACGCCGTCGACCGGCTGCCGCAGGCGGTGCTGTCCGTGGACCGGCTGGGAGTGATCGGCTACGTCAGCGCCGCGGCGGCGGAGCTGCTCGACGCCGAGGGCCGGGGGCTGAGCGGGCGGGTCCTGTGGGAGGCGCTCCCCTGGCTCGCGCTGCCCGCGTACGAGGACCACTTCCGGGCCGTGTTCCTGGCCCACGCTCCGGTGCTCTTCCCGGCCCGACGGGGCCAACTTCCCTCCGGGGAATGGCTGTCGGTCGCGCTGTATCCCGGGCCCGACGGGGTGACCGTCACCATCGGGTCCACCGACCAGCCCGCCTACTCGCCCACGTCGGTGGTCCGGCCCGGGATCGGGCTGGGCTCGCCGGCCGACCGGGCGTCCGCGATGTACCGGCCGGTGGCCCTCGCCATCGCGCTGACCGAGGCGGTGACGGCCCGCCAGGTGTCGGCGGTGGTCACCGACGAGCTGCTGCCGGCCTTCGGCGGCCGCCAGTTGGCGATCTACCTGCTCAACGAGCGCCATCTGTACCTGGCGTGGGAGACCGGGTTCCCCCAGGGCTTCCTCGACCGGTTCGACGGGGTCTCGCTCGACGCGCGGCTGCCGGGCGTGGAGTCCCTCACCTCGGGCCGGCCGATGTTCTTCGAGTCGATGCAGCACCTGGCCGCGGCCTACCCGGGGATCCCGCTGGACGCCGACGTGGGGGCGCGCGCCTTCCTTCCGCTGATCGCGTCGGGACGGCCGGTCGGCTCCTGCATCCTCGGTTTCGACTCGCCGCGCGGCTTCAGCCCGGAGGAGCGTACGGTGCTGACCGCGCTGGCCGGGCTGATCGCGCAGGCCCTGGAGCGGGCGCGGCGCTACGACAGCGAGGCCGCGCTGGCCCGGGGGCTCCAGGCGGCGCTGCTGCCGAACCGGCTGCCGGTGCTGGAGCACGTGGTCACGGTGGGCCGGTACCTGCCCGGTACCGTCGGCATGGACGTCGGCGGCGACTGGTACGACGTCATCGAGACGGGCCCGGGCATGCTGGCCCTGATCATCGGGGACGTCCAGGGGCACGGGGTCGCGGCGGCCGCGACGATGGGCCAGCTCCGCAGCGCGGTACGGGCCTTCGCGCTCAGCGGCAATTCCCCGGAGGAGAGCATGCGCGGCATGAACCGGCTGCTCATCGACCTGGACCCCGGGCAGTTCGCGAGTTGCTGCTACGTGTCGCTCGACCGGGAGACGGGACTGGCCCGCGCCGTCCGGGCCGGGCACCCCCAGCCGCTGCTGCGCCACGCCGACGGGCGGACGGAGGTGCTGGAGCTGCCGGGCGGGGTGGTGCTCGGCGTCACCGCGGACGCCACGTACCCGGTGACCGAACTGCGGCTGGAGCCGGGCGCGGTGCTCGTCCTGTACACCGACGGGCTGGTGGAGAAGCCGGGCACGGACATCGACACGGGCGTGGAGCGGGTGCGGGCCGCACTGGCCGCTGCCCCTCCGGACCCGCTGACGGAGATGGCCGACCGGCTGATCGGCGAGGCGGGCAGCTCCACCGACCGGCCGGACGACATCGCCCTGCTGCTGGCCGCCCGGACGGGCGGCCGGCGCAGCGGCTAACGCGGGG
This genomic window contains:
- a CDS encoding GAF domain-containing SpoIIE family protein phosphatase, producing MLARAVAGVVEAVGGYAGGMYLRSGTEGLLRIAVLTGLPGRLFRPWWRVHVNRPYPASEAYRSGQSVLLPDAETSMRRFPQLVAGLPFPFASLYEPVRAGSERFGVLFVLRDATPGVAVSAPDREVLRATADRLAGELARLAAAGTPVVWDADPVCVAPPLRTEDARDAVDRLPQAVLSVDRLGVIGYVSAAAAELLDAEGRGLSGRVLWEALPWLALPAYEDHFRAVFLAHAPVLFPARRGQLPSGEWLSVALYPGPDGVTVTIGSTDQPAYSPTSVVRPGIGLGSPADRASAMYRPVALAIALTEAVTARQVSAVVTDELLPAFGGRQLAIYLLNERHLYLAWETGFPQGFLDRFDGVSLDARLPGVESLTSGRPMFFESMQHLAAAYPGIPLDADVGARAFLPLIASGRPVGSCILGFDSPRGFSPEERTVLTALAGLIAQALERARRYDSEAALARGLQAALLPNRLPVLEHVVTVGRYLPGTVGMDVGGDWYDVIETGPGMLALIIGDVQGHGVAAAATMGQLRSAVRAFALSGNSPEESMRGMNRLLIDLDPGQFASCCYVSLDRETGLARAVRAGHPQPLLRHADGRTEVLELPGGVVLGVTADATYPVTELRLEPGAVLVLYTDGLVEKPGTDIDTGVERVRAALAAAPPDPLTEMADRLIGEAGSSTDRPDDIALLLAARTGGRRSG